Proteins co-encoded in one Vibrio aquimaris genomic window:
- the yejK gene encoding nucleoid-associated protein YejK yields the protein MSLHLSNVILHQLRKNDSDELIVNFRTECLENDTSTENLVAELHRVFNSKVGKGFGSFKSDSEFQIWLHELRKGGKNFYDFSQLSANRLKNELSKYPFADEGILVIAEYQSLATDYLFVAIVPSNQSLKVTEGLDISATDYLDLSKMDIAARIDLTSYETDKESNRYLAYIKGRVGRKVADFFLDFLQAEVGLDTKQQNQVLMQAVDDFCTDSKLEKEEMISYKKQVADYCNEQIKTGDEVQVRELSEELPPTHEGTSFLDFTQERGYELEDSFPGDRTAVRKLTKYVGAGGGLNMSFDSMLLGERIFYDPETDTLTIKGTPPNLRDQLTRNQG from the coding sequence ATGAGCCTTCATCTTTCAAATGTAATTTTGCATCAGTTAAGAAAAAATGACTCTGACGAGCTTATTGTTAACTTTAGAACGGAATGTCTAGAAAACGACACGTCCACTGAAAATTTAGTGGCTGAGCTTCACAGAGTCTTCAATTCCAAAGTAGGCAAAGGCTTTGGTAGTTTTAAATCTGACAGTGAATTTCAAATCTGGTTGCATGAACTTCGCAAAGGTGGAAAGAACTTCTATGATTTTTCGCAACTTAGTGCAAATCGTCTCAAAAATGAGTTGAGCAAATACCCCTTTGCAGATGAAGGAATCTTAGTGATTGCTGAATATCAGTCGCTGGCAACCGATTATTTGTTTGTCGCTATTGTGCCATCCAACCAGAGCCTAAAAGTAACAGAGGGTCTTGATATTAGCGCGACGGATTATTTGGATCTTAGCAAAATGGATATAGCGGCACGTATTGATTTGACCAGTTACGAGACGGATAAAGAGTCTAACCGTTACTTGGCTTATATAAAAGGGCGCGTAGGCCGTAAAGTGGCTGACTTTTTCTTAGATTTTTTACAAGCAGAAGTTGGGCTAGATACCAAACAGCAAAATCAAGTTTTGATGCAAGCAGTTGATGACTTTTGCACTGACTCAAAGCTAGAAAAAGAAGAAATGATCAGTTACAAAAAACAAGTGGCTGATTATTGCAATGAGCAGATTAAAACGGGTGACGAAGTTCAAGTTCGAGAATTATCTGAAGAATTACCCCCGACCCATGAAGGCACCAGCTTTTTAGATTTTACCCAAGAGAGAGGGTATGAGTTAGAAGACAGCTTCCCGGGCGATCGAACGGCGGTTCGAAAGCTAACAAAATATGTTGGGGCAGGCGGTGGGCTTAATATGAGCTTTGACAGTATGCTACTCGGTGAGCGTATATTTTACGACCCAGAAACCGATACTCTAACTATTAAAGGGACGCCGCCAAACTTGCGTGACCAATTAACCAGAAATCAAGGTTAA
- a CDS encoding Hpt domain-containing protein, translating to MEGKALKLAWLVVAIWVLGIATLMFAYRSSVTTMNQVSELSNSIDDLKYSMFQEPSYRASQTGEQALKLQLIHALRLQMAATYEQNWLTLDMGQLLYTTDQFIEQMKTFLNNELELIALVDQIQALRAKYQKDSKLSNYYAKVGTNVLAALFSSSESNPKVFRELDQLYVQSEKLPALQKKHLQHMLSKTSSLLGTYAQGNYVIEKIMNNSIYSQIALVEREFHDQKNQLVIGGLVLSGLCLLALFGVSYRVSSVQPIPNQPVGAKQEPVQTDDQRTETPKAEIINQNKALAMGNDEKGNNEPEIDLKSMLESLGDDHESVCMLLQVFVDDHTGDTEKIAELLHDSPEDALRKAHSLKGVGGNLGAKKLQEAAGNVEQALKDGSGSVTELLAELKIRLDKAIDEAHEFLNQQQNGG from the coding sequence ATGGAAGGTAAGGCGCTCAAGTTAGCTTGGTTGGTTGTGGCGATCTGGGTTTTAGGTATTGCAACGTTAATGTTCGCTTATCGTTCAAGTGTGACAACAATGAATCAGGTCAGCGAGCTAAGCAATAGTATTGATGATCTCAAGTATTCTATGTTCCAAGAGCCTTCTTATCGAGCAAGTCAGACTGGAGAGCAAGCCCTTAAACTGCAATTGATTCACGCTTTGCGCTTGCAGATGGCGGCGACTTACGAGCAAAATTGGTTAACCCTTGATATGGGGCAACTGCTTTACACTACCGACCAATTTATAGAGCAGATGAAGACGTTTTTGAATAATGAACTTGAGCTGATTGCGCTGGTTGACCAGATCCAAGCTCTTCGTGCCAAATACCAAAAAGATTCCAAACTATCGAATTATTACGCGAAAGTCGGAACGAATGTATTGGCTGCGCTGTTTAGTTCTAGTGAATCAAATCCCAAAGTGTTTAGGGAGCTTGACCAACTCTATGTGCAATCAGAAAAGCTACCTGCACTTCAGAAAAAGCATTTACAGCATATGCTATCGAAAACATCGTCATTGTTAGGTACCTACGCCCAAGGTAATTATGTGATTGAAAAAATCATGAATAATTCAATTTACTCGCAGATTGCCTTGGTAGAACGTGAGTTTCATGATCAGAAAAATCAGCTGGTTATCGGTGGTTTAGTGCTCAGTGGACTGTGTTTACTAGCCTTGTTCGGTGTCAGCTATCGTGTGTCTTCAGTTCAGCCAATACCAAATCAACCCGTTGGCGCAAAGCAAGAGCCGGTACAAACAGACGATCAACGGACCGAAACCCCAAAAGCGGAAATTATAAACCAGAACAAGGCATTGGCTATGGGCAATGATGAAAAGGGAAATAATGAGCCCGAAATTGATTTAAAATCCATGTTGGAATCACTTGGCGATGATCATGAGTCGGTGTGTATGTTGTTGCAAGTATTTGTTGATGATCACACTGGTGATACAGAAAAAATTGCCGAGTTATTGCATGACTCACCAGAAGATGCATTACGCAAAGCGCACAGTCTCAAAGGGGTGGGTGGTAACCTTGGTGCCAAGAAGCTACAAGAGGCAGCAGGTAATGTCGAGCAAGCCCTCAAAGACGGCTCCGGTTCAGTTACTGAACTTCTTGCTGAGCTTAAAATTCGGTTGGATAAAGCCATCGATGAAGCGCATGAATTTCTCAATCAGCAACAAAATGGCGGTTAG
- a CDS encoding class I SAM-dependent methyltransferase, whose product MHILDRLNVYLFHRNKSLNGRSLNYKMQGWSSEKEQIIRFKAIANSADFSNKRVLDLGCGLGELYDYLSQDKHLAFYLGIDQHWPFLKRAKKRIGSVQCRFRLADISRTPLPELDIIIASGSLNYQSRQTDYLERMITRMYAAAKEVVIFNLLNKDVFLKPTLLKAYDKNDVLSFCHTLTPKVRVIDDYSTGDFTIVLEKS is encoded by the coding sequence ATGCATATTCTCGACCGATTAAACGTGTATTTATTTCATCGTAATAAAAGCCTAAATGGGCGCAGCTTAAATTATAAAATGCAGGGCTGGTCGAGCGAGAAGGAACAGATAATACGATTTAAAGCCATCGCCAACAGCGCCGATTTCTCAAATAAGCGAGTGTTGGATTTGGGATGTGGATTAGGTGAGCTGTATGACTACCTCAGCCAAGATAAACACTTAGCTTTTTACCTAGGCATTGACCAACATTGGCCATTTCTAAAACGAGCCAAAAAGCGCATTGGCTCAGTTCAGTGTCGTTTTAGGCTCGCTGATATTAGCCGTACACCATTGCCCGAGCTTGATATTATTATCGCCAGTGGCTCACTTAACTATCAGTCGCGTCAAACTGATTACCTAGAGCGTATGATTACCCGTATGTATGCAGCGGCCAAAGAAGTCGTCATCTTTAACTTGCTCAATAAGGATGTATTTCTCAAACCAACCTTGCTCAAAGCGTATGACAAAAACGACGTACTCTCCTTTTGCCACACACTCACGCCCAAGGTAAGGGTGATTGATGACTATTCGACAGGTGATTTCACTATTGTATTGGAGAAAAGCTAG
- the nhaC gene encoding Na+/H+ antiporter NhaC, whose protein sequence is MTQLTPRLPSLMQVIIALGLFLLMAFSFTAQLDLPIQLALYIGWFVIMVLGVRLGHQYKDLEKAALNGISNGLGAVLILLAVGALVGTWISGGIVPTIIYYGLKAIHPSIFLLATMVICSLTALATGTSWGAAGTAGIAMMGIGQGLGVPAPITAGAVLSGCYFGDKMSPLSDSVILASSMSNVEVMEHIKGMLPIALISYIITGIMFTVFGFHYAGNVDMTQVQSVIEAMDNQFYITPYSFVPVAIVLGLLAMRMPSFPVISFGSLLGIVWAVMIQDVDFLQAFNTAWAPFHIESGVDFIDSILNRGGMSSMLGSVAVIVFGLGFGGLLDKVGILETIAKLFERRVQSAGSLATSTIGTAFLGNVFGSAMYVSLILTPKICAKNYDRLGFKRKNLSRNAEFGGTLTSGMVPWSDNGIYMASILGVATLSYAPFMWLSFVCILVTIVTSYMGWFIDKYDPTATANHTNDNAELVKQSA, encoded by the coding sequence ATGACGCAACTCACTCCACGCTTACCCAGTCTAATGCAAGTGATCATTGCATTAGGTCTATTCTTGCTGATGGCTTTTTCATTCACAGCCCAACTCGATTTGCCAATTCAGCTGGCACTGTACATAGGTTGGTTCGTGATCATGGTGCTTGGCGTAAGGCTCGGTCACCAGTACAAAGATCTTGAAAAAGCAGCACTTAATGGTATTTCCAATGGCCTTGGCGCTGTCTTAATCCTTCTAGCAGTGGGTGCTTTGGTCGGCACTTGGATTTCGGGTGGTATTGTCCCGACCATTATCTATTATGGCCTTAAAGCAATTCATCCCTCTATATTCCTACTAGCAACTATGGTGATCTGTTCACTAACTGCATTAGCGACTGGAACATCTTGGGGCGCAGCAGGAACCGCTGGTATTGCTATGATGGGTATAGGTCAAGGTTTAGGTGTTCCTGCGCCTATTACCGCAGGTGCTGTTCTATCAGGCTGCTACTTTGGCGATAAAATGTCACCATTGTCAGATTCGGTTATCTTAGCTTCATCCATGTCGAACGTAGAAGTGATGGAACATATTAAAGGCATGCTGCCTATCGCGCTTATCAGCTACATCATTACTGGCATCATGTTTACTGTATTTGGTTTCCACTACGCCGGTAATGTAGACATGACGCAAGTTCAGTCTGTTATTGAGGCAATGGATAATCAATTTTACATTACTCCTTATTCGTTCGTTCCTGTTGCCATAGTGCTTGGCTTACTGGCCATGCGTATGCCTTCTTTCCCAGTGATCAGTTTTGGTTCTCTACTTGGGATAGTTTGGGCTGTCATGATCCAAGATGTAGACTTCTTACAAGCCTTTAATACTGCGTGGGCCCCTTTCCACATTGAATCTGGTGTCGATTTCATTGATTCCATCTTAAACAGAGGCGGCATGTCTTCTATGCTTGGCTCTGTGGCTGTGATTGTTTTTGGTCTCGGCTTTGGTGGCTTGCTGGATAAAGTCGGTATACTAGAAACAATCGCTAAGCTTTTCGAGCGCCGAGTACAAAGCGCAGGTTCACTAGCAACCAGCACAATAGGAACGGCCTTCCTTGGTAACGTATTTGGCTCAGCTATGTATGTTTCTTTGATCTTAACACCGAAAATTTGTGCCAAAAACTATGACCGCCTAGGATTCAAACGTAAAAATCTATCCAGAAACGCCGAATTTGGTGGCACGCTGACCTCTGGTATGGTGCCTTGGAGTGACAACGGTATCTACATGGCCAGTATCCTTGGCGTCGCGACCCTATCATATGCTCCATTCATGTGGCTAAGCTTTGTGTGTATTTTGGTTACCATTGTGACCTCTTACATGGGCTGGTTTATTGATAAATATGATCCCACCGCGACAGCTAACCACACCAATGACAACGCCGAATTAGTTAAACAAAGCGCTTAA
- the asd gene encoding aspartate-semialdehyde dehydrogenase, whose protein sequence is MRVGLVGWRGMVGSVLMQRMVEENDFDHIEPVFYSTSQVGIPAPVFSDRQLGSDSGLLQDAYDIDSLKQLDAVVTCQGGSYTEKVYPELRKAGWKGYWIDAASTLRMASDSIITLDPVNYTQIQQGIHQGTSTFVGGNCTVSLMLMGLGGLFEKGLVEWASAMTYQAASGAGAQNMRELISQMGVINDSVSSELANPSSSILDIDKRVADTMRCESFSTDKFGVSLAGSLIPWIDVKRDNGQSKEEWKAGVEANKILGFQDSPVPIDGTCVRIGAMRCHSQALTIKLKQNVPMDEIEEMIATHNDWVKVIPNERDITAQELTPAKVTGTLSIPVGRLRKMAMGDDFLNAFTVGDQLLWGAAEPLRRTLRIILAEKA, encoded by the coding sequence ATGAGAGTAGGTTTAGTCGGTTGGCGCGGCATGGTTGGTTCAGTACTCATGCAACGCATGGTTGAAGAGAACGATTTTGACCATATTGAGCCGGTATTTTACAGCACATCTCAAGTTGGTATTCCCGCTCCTGTGTTTTCGGATCGTCAGCTCGGTTCAGACTCAGGTTTACTGCAAGATGCCTATGATATTGACAGCCTAAAGCAGCTTGATGCTGTTGTGACGTGTCAAGGTGGGAGTTATACAGAGAAAGTATATCCTGAGCTCAGAAAAGCGGGTTGGAAAGGGTATTGGATTGATGCCGCTTCAACCTTGCGTATGGCGTCAGATTCAATCATCACATTAGACCCAGTTAACTACACCCAGATTCAACAAGGTATTCATCAAGGTACTAGTACCTTTGTTGGTGGTAACTGCACTGTGAGTTTAATGCTAATGGGTTTAGGCGGTCTGTTTGAGAAAGGCTTGGTGGAATGGGCCAGCGCGATGACCTATCAAGCGGCTTCTGGCGCAGGTGCCCAGAATATGCGAGAGCTTATTTCTCAAATGGGAGTGATCAATGACTCAGTCAGCTCAGAGCTTGCCAACCCATCAAGTTCCATTCTCGACATTGATAAACGCGTGGCTGACACCATGCGCTGTGAGTCTTTCTCTACCGATAAGTTTGGTGTGTCACTGGCTGGTTCTCTTATCCCTTGGATTGATGTTAAGCGTGACAATGGTCAAAGCAAAGAAGAGTGGAAAGCTGGCGTTGAAGCGAACAAAATTCTCGGCTTCCAAGATTCTCCAGTACCTATTGATGGTACTTGTGTTCGTATTGGGGCGATGCGCTGCCACTCACAGGCTCTCACTATCAAATTGAAGCAAAATGTTCCTATGGACGAGATCGAGGAAATGATTGCGACCCATAACGATTGGGTAAAAGTGATTCCAAATGAGCGTGATATTACTGCCCAAGAACTGACGCCAGCGAAAGTGACGGGTACTTTGTCTATCCCTGTGGGTCGATTACGTAAAATGGCGATGGGAGATGATTTCTTAAATGCCTTTACCGTGGGCGATCAATTGCTATGGGGTGCAGCAGAGCCTTTGCGTCGCACACTAAGAATTATTTTGGCAGAGAAAGCCTAA
- a CDS encoding ion transporter, producing MPRHALKHYLYIIIFGTHTKAGRAFDIALIVAIFSSLAVLVLESVPSIASPWKMELRYLEYAFTALFSIEYLLRLYCSPKPSAYAKSFYGVVDLLAILPTYLAFFFPGASFMGVIRLLRVMRIFRVLKLVRYLQDSNILLRSLLMARRKILIFFSTVGILVTIFGSLIFVIEGPANGFTSIPKSIYWAIVTITTVGYGDIVPQTHLGKALASLTMLLGYSILAVPTGIITAELNKEMNAHKTLVKCPNCSRAGHDSDAIHCKHCGGELAEPDKRIVKQ from the coding sequence ATGCCGCGTCACGCATTAAAACACTATTTATATATCATCATTTTCGGCACTCACACTAAAGCTGGACGTGCCTTTGATATTGCTCTGATTGTCGCCATATTTTCCTCTCTTGCAGTGCTTGTCCTAGAGTCTGTTCCAAGCATTGCCTCCCCATGGAAGATGGAGCTGCGATATTTAGAGTACGCATTCACCGCCTTATTTAGTATCGAATATCTACTCAGATTATATTGCTCACCAAAGCCTAGCGCTTATGCGAAAAGTTTTTATGGCGTGGTTGATTTACTGGCTATTTTACCCACTTATCTTGCCTTTTTCTTTCCTGGGGCATCCTTTATGGGTGTGATTCGCTTGCTGCGGGTAATGAGAATCTTCAGGGTGTTAAAACTGGTACGCTACTTACAAGATTCAAATATCTTGCTGCGCTCTCTTTTAATGGCGCGCAGAAAAATCCTGATCTTTTTCAGCACAGTCGGAATACTCGTTACCATTTTTGGCTCATTAATATTTGTTATTGAAGGGCCAGCCAATGGTTTCACTAGTATCCCCAAAAGTATTTACTGGGCGATTGTTACTATTACCACAGTTGGCTATGGCGATATTGTACCTCAGACACATTTGGGTAAAGCTTTGGCCTCGCTTACCATGTTATTGGGCTACTCAATTCTTGCCGTTCCAACCGGTATTATCACAGCAGAGCTGAATAAAGAGATGAACGCCCATAAAACTTTGGTGAAGTGCCCTAATTGCAGTCGCGCGGGACACGACTCAGATGCAATCCATTGCAAGCATTGCGGCGGTGAACTTGCCGAGCCAGATAAGCGAATAGTTAAACAATAA
- a CDS encoding YchE family NAAT transporter: MQTFELAIFLQFFLGLVAAVNPVGIMPVFVSLTGHMTAEEKNKTATTANFAVAIILIISLLAGQILLDMFSISLDSFRVAGGLLLLSIAFSMMSGKLGEDKQNKQEKSEYVSREQIGVVPLAMPLMAGPGAISSTIVYGARYPTAIDTVGISITVGLFCFCSWLLFRSAPLIVRFLGQTGINVITRIMGLILGALGIEFIANGLRNLFPGLA; encoded by the coding sequence ATGCAGACATTCGAACTCGCGATTTTTTTACAATTCTTTTTAGGCCTAGTCGCCGCAGTGAACCCTGTTGGCATAATGCCAGTTTTTGTCTCTCTTACGGGTCATATGACGGCAGAGGAAAAAAACAAAACCGCCACCACAGCAAACTTTGCCGTTGCCATCATTTTGATCATATCGTTATTGGCCGGTCAGATACTGCTCGATATGTTCAGTATTTCTCTCGACTCATTTCGCGTTGCTGGGGGCCTCTTGTTACTCAGCATCGCATTTTCAATGATGAGTGGTAAGTTGGGTGAGGATAAACAAAACAAACAAGAAAAGTCGGAGTACGTTAGCCGCGAGCAAATCGGAGTCGTCCCGCTAGCCATGCCGCTTATGGCTGGACCTGGTGCCATCAGCTCCACCATAGTATATGGTGCTCGCTACCCCACTGCCATTGACACTGTAGGTATCAGTATTACTGTCGGTTTATTTTGTTTTTGCTCATGGCTATTGTTTCGCTCTGCACCACTGATCGTGCGATTTTTAGGACAAACTGGCATTAACGTCATCACCCGTATTATGGGCCTGATCCTTGGTGCTTTAGGTATTGAGTTTATTGCTAACGGGCTGCGAAACCTATTCCCCGGGTTGGCTTGA
- the adhE gene encoding bifunctional acetaldehyde-CoA/alcohol dehydrogenase produces the protein MPVTNMAELDAMVARVKKAQQEFATYTQEQVDKIFRAASLAANQARIPLAQQAVEESGMGIVEDKVIKNHFASEFIYNKYKDEKTCGILEQDDNLGTMTIAEPVGIICGIVPTTNPTSTAIFKSLISLKTRNGIIFSPHPRAKNSTNDAAKLVLDAAVAAGAPKDIIGWIDQPSVELSNGLMKHDDIALILATGGPGMVKAAYSSGKPAIGVGAGNVPVVIDETADIKRAVASILMSKTFDNGVVCASEQAAIVVDEVYDEVKARFASHKAYVLSKAEAEKVRGVLLIEGALNAKIVGQPAPAIAEMAGVSVPADTKVLVGEGLGKVSYDDAFAHEKLSPTLGLFRADNFEDAVAQAVTMVEIGGIGHTSGLYTNQDTNADRIRYFGDKLKTARILINIPTTHGGIGDLYNFNVAPSLTLGCGSWGGNSISENVGPKHLINKKTVAKRAENMLWHKLPKSIYFRRGSLPIALGDLEGKKRAFLVTDRFLFNNGYADDVVSLLKAQGMEVQTFFDVEADPTLSVVEKGAEAMKSFQPDTIIALGGGSPMDAAKIMWVMYEHPDTHFEELAMRFMDIRKRIYKFPKMGQKAELVCITTTSGTGSEVTPFAVVTDDKTGAKYPLADYEITPNMAIVDANLVMNMPKSLTAFGGYDAVTHALEAYVSVLANEYSDGQALQALKMLKEYLPSSYANGANDPIAREKVHNAATIAGIAFANAFLGVCHSMAHKIGAEFHLPHGLANALLISNVVRYNANDNPTKQTAFSQYDRPQARRRYAEVADHLGLSQEGDRTAQKIERLLAWLDELKVNLDIPMSIQAAGVAEADFVAKLDELAVEAFDDQCTGANPRYPLISELKAVLLDSYYGKAFVEGETFEGTTVIKKKADQKAAPKAKKSKTNA, from the coding sequence ATGCCTGTCACTAATATGGCTGAACTTGATGCAATGGTTGCGCGTGTTAAAAAAGCGCAGCAAGAGTTCGCAACATACACTCAGGAGCAAGTCGATAAGATTTTTCGTGCTGCCTCTCTCGCCGCAAACCAAGCACGTATCCCGCTGGCCCAGCAAGCGGTTGAAGAGTCTGGTATGGGTATCGTTGAAGATAAAGTAATCAAAAACCACTTTGCCTCTGAGTTTATCTACAACAAGTACAAAGACGAAAAAACCTGTGGCATCCTTGAACAAGATGACAATCTGGGCACTATGACTATCGCTGAACCAGTCGGCATTATCTGCGGTATTGTCCCAACCACTAACCCAACTTCGACTGCTATATTCAAATCACTCATCTCTCTTAAAACTCGCAACGGTATTATATTTTCTCCTCACCCACGTGCGAAAAACTCAACCAATGACGCGGCTAAACTTGTTCTAGATGCGGCAGTAGCTGCCGGTGCTCCAAAAGACATTATTGGTTGGATTGACCAGCCATCAGTGGAGCTGTCGAATGGTTTGATGAAGCATGATGACATTGCGCTTATTCTTGCAACAGGTGGCCCAGGTATGGTGAAAGCTGCCTACTCTTCTGGTAAGCCTGCAATTGGTGTAGGTGCGGGTAATGTTCCGGTTGTTATCGATGAGACCGCTGATATTAAACGTGCCGTTGCATCAATTTTGATGTCCAAAACATTTGATAACGGTGTTGTTTGTGCTTCAGAGCAAGCCGCGATTGTGGTTGATGAAGTTTATGATGAAGTGAAAGCACGTTTTGCCTCTCACAAAGCATACGTTCTTTCTAAGGCTGAAGCCGAGAAAGTGCGTGGCGTTCTTCTTATCGAAGGCGCGTTGAATGCCAAGATTGTTGGTCAGCCTGCTCCTGCGATTGCTGAAATGGCGGGTGTTTCTGTTCCTGCAGATACCAAAGTACTTGTCGGTGAAGGTTTAGGTAAGGTGTCTTACGACGATGCTTTCGCTCACGAGAAGCTCTCCCCAACGTTAGGTCTATTCCGTGCAGATAACTTCGAAGATGCGGTTGCTCAGGCTGTGACTATGGTTGAGATTGGCGGTATTGGTCATACATCGGGTCTATATACCAACCAAGATACTAATGCAGATCGTATCCGCTATTTTGGCGACAAGCTGAAAACGGCGCGTATTCTGATTAATATCCCGACGACTCACGGTGGTATTGGTGACTTATACAACTTCAATGTTGCGCCTTCTTTAACGCTAGGCTGTGGCTCTTGGGGTGGTAACTCTATTTCTGAGAATGTCGGTCCTAAGCACTTAATCAACAAGAAAACTGTAGCTAAGCGAGCTGAAAACATGTTGTGGCATAAACTACCTAAGTCTATCTACTTCCGTCGCGGTAGCCTTCCTATTGCATTGGGTGATTTAGAAGGTAAAAAACGTGCTTTCCTAGTCACAGACCGTTTCCTATTTAACAATGGCTACGCAGATGATGTTGTCAGCTTATTGAAAGCGCAAGGCATGGAAGTGCAAACTTTCTTCGATGTAGAAGCGGACCCAACACTGTCTGTGGTTGAGAAAGGCGCTGAAGCCATGAAGAGCTTCCAGCCTGATACCATTATCGCACTTGGTGGCGGCTCGCCAATGGATGCGGCGAAGATCATGTGGGTAATGTATGAACACCCAGATACACACTTCGAAGAACTTGCTATGCGCTTTATGGACATTCGTAAGCGTATCTACAAGTTCCCTAAAATGGGACAAAAAGCCGAGCTTGTTTGTATCACGACAACATCTGGCACAGGTTCAGAAGTCACACCGTTTGCGGTAGTAACTGACGATAAAACAGGCGCTAAGTACCCACTAGCGGATTACGAAATTACACCAAACATGGCAATCGTAGATGCTAACCTAGTGATGAACATGCCTAAATCGCTGACTGCGTTTGGTGGTTATGATGCGGTGACTCACGCTTTAGAAGCTTATGTGTCTGTTCTTGCCAACGAATATTCAGATGGGCAAGCACTGCAAGCACTTAAGATGCTCAAAGAATATCTGCCATCAAGCTATGCAAACGGTGCTAATGATCCGATTGCTCGTGAGAAAGTGCATAATGCAGCAACCATTGCAGGTATTGCTTTTGCGAATGCCTTCTTAGGGGTTTGTCACTCAATGGCACACAAAATTGGAGCTGAGTTCCACTTGCCACATGGTTTGGCTAACGCACTACTGATTTCTAACGTGGTACGTTACAACGCGAACGATAACCCAACCAAGCAGACCGCTTTCTCTCAATACGACCGACCACAAGCACGTCGCCGTTATGCAGAGGTAGCCGATCACCTAGGTTTGAGCCAAGAGGGCGACCGCACGGCTCAGAAGATCGAGCGTTTACTGGCTTGGCTGGATGAGCTTAAAGTGAATCTGGATATCCCAATGTCTATTCAGGCAGCAGGTGTGGCTGAAGCAGATTTCGTGGCTAAGCTTGACGAGCTTGCGGTTGAAGCATTTGATGACCAATGTACTGGTGCGAACCCTCGTTATCCATTGATCAGTGAGCTTAAAGCGGTATTGCTAGATTCTTACTATGGTAAAGCTTTTGTTGAAGGTGAAACCTTCGAAGGTACAACGGTAATTAAGAAAAAGGCCGATCAAAAGGCAGCGCCTAAAGCGAAAAAAAGCAAAACTAACGCATAA